One part of the Acuticoccus sediminis genome encodes these proteins:
- a CDS encoding class I SAM-dependent methyltransferase yields MTTEATRRVSRLEVFIARMTAQKTFLEEVAAALDVPGPVLELGLGNGRTFDHLRTILPDREIFVFDRSITAHPASIPDADHMIVGEIRDTLAFCGPRVGALAALVHCDLGSGDPTADLVKRAWLSPLIAERTAPGGYVASGIELEMPDFEALPRSADAERGRYWLYRKTR; encoded by the coding sequence ATGACAACCGAGGCGACCCGGCGCGTCAGCCGGCTGGAGGTCTTCATCGCGCGCATGACCGCGCAGAAGACATTTCTGGAAGAGGTGGCCGCGGCGCTCGACGTGCCGGGGCCGGTCCTGGAACTGGGCCTCGGCAACGGGCGCACGTTCGATCACCTGCGCACGATCCTGCCGGATCGGGAGATCTTCGTGTTCGACCGGTCGATCACCGCGCACCCGGCCTCCATCCCCGATGCCGATCACATGATCGTCGGCGAGATCCGCGACACGCTGGCCTTCTGCGGGCCGCGCGTGGGCGCGCTTGCGGCGCTGGTGCACTGCGACCTCGGCTCGGGCGACCCGACGGCCGACCTCGTCAAGCGCGCCTGGCTGTCGCCGCTGATCGCCGAGCGGACCGCGCCCGGCGGGTACGTGGCGAGCGGCATCGAGCTGGAAATGCCGGACTTCGAGGCGCTGCCTCGCTCCGCGGACGCCGAACGCGGGCGCTACTGGCTCTACCGCAAAACACGTTAA
- a CDS encoding PH domain-containing protein: protein MTMTSDNVPKPRYQEHPRMFADEPGRFILACLLVPFVIGIVWLLVWYVKTKCTLLTVGDERVLLTRGVFNKERLEIELESIRTVRIDQTFVDRIFNCGILKIYTAGDNPELVQGGMPDPERLRSALRV, encoded by the coding sequence ATGACCATGACGTCCGACAATGTCCCCAAGCCACGCTACCAGGAGCATCCGCGCATGTTCGCGGACGAGCCGGGGCGGTTCATCCTGGCGTGTCTGCTCGTGCCGTTCGTCATCGGCATCGTCTGGCTGCTGGTCTGGTACGTCAAGACCAAGTGCACGCTCCTGACCGTGGGCGACGAGCGCGTCCTCCTGACGCGCGGCGTGTTCAACAAGGAGCGACTGGAGATCGAACTCGAATCGATCCGGACCGTGCGCATCGACCAGACCTTCGTCGACCGGATCTTCAACTGCGGCATCCTCAAGATCTATACCGCCGGCGACAACCCCGAGCTGGTGCAGGGCGGCATGCCCGACCCGGAACGGCTGCGCAGCGCTCTGCGGGTATGA
- a CDS encoding PH domain-containing protein, translating into MSTPLYNEHPTMFADEPGKFILACLLIPFVVGIVWLLVWYIVNRSTLVTVDDERVTLRRGVFNKESIEVEMSSIRTVRVDQTFVDRIFNCGILKVYTSGDAPDIDQGGLPDPDTLRTALRNARGSNA; encoded by the coding sequence ATGAGTACCCCTCTCTACAACGAACACCCGACGATGTTCGCCGACGAACCGGGGAAGTTCATCCTGGCGTGCCTGCTCATTCCGTTCGTGGTCGGGATCGTGTGGCTCCTCGTCTGGTACATCGTCAATCGCAGCACGCTCGTGACGGTCGACGACGAGCGCGTGACCCTGCGCCGCGGCGTCTTCAACAAGGAAAGCATCGAGGTCGAGATGAGCTCGATCCGGACCGTGCGGGTCGATCAGACGTTCGTCGACCGGATTTTCAATTGCGGGATCCTGAAGGTCTACACCTCCGGCGACGCGCCGGACATCGACCAGGGCGGACTGCCCGATCCGGACACGCTGCGCACCGCGTTGCGCAACGCCCGCGGCTCCAACGCGTAA
- a CDS encoding usg protein has product MVTGLERQLAGYSLTTAEILYRMPDHPAILQSYIWQEYDCAPEFPVLETFLEFWRREIEGKLHSVNVSYRQLISAGSWRLVTLQQYH; this is encoded by the coding sequence ATGGTGACAGGGTTGGAACGGCAACTCGCCGGATACAGCTTGACGACAGCAGAAATTCTCTACCGCATGCCGGATCATCCTGCGATCCTGCAAAGCTATATCTGGCAGGAATACGATTGTGCGCCCGAGTTCCCGGTGCTGGAAACCTTCCTGGAGTTCTGGCGGCGGGAGATCGAAGGCAAGCTGCACTCGGTCAACGTCAGCTACCGCCAGCTCATCTCGGCAGGGTCGTGGCGTCTGGTGACGCTGCAGCAGTACCACTGA
- a CDS encoding YihY/virulence factor BrkB family protein, with amino-acid sequence MEQRAADDAAADEVAERGAPPAGPDGRHAQGVFQIPLPAWRAILTRTAADFGRNNISLIAGGAAFFLLLAIFPGIAAFVALYGLVFDVTAVQSHVAALSGVLPDTAVDLVTEQLSRLASQDQSTLSVGFLVGILVALWSANAGVKALFSAMNVVYGEEEKRGFFTLTLVSLAFTLAAILAAAVLISAIVVVPVVLGHIGLGGRGEAAVAMVRWPSLFVVLMAGLSLLFRYGASRRPPRLRWVLWGSVLTAFLWVVASAAFSFYLANFANYNATYGSLGAVIGFMMWLYVSMIIILLGAQLNAEVEHQLVTDTTVGPQRPLGARDAVVADLVAKGRSGKGASISERFGNLRRKLTHQQR; translated from the coding sequence ATGGAGCAGCGCGCAGCGGACGATGCGGCGGCGGACGAGGTTGCGGAGCGCGGCGCGCCGCCGGCCGGGCCGGACGGGCGACACGCCCAGGGGGTCTTCCAGATCCCGCTCCCGGCGTGGCGGGCGATCCTGACGCGTACTGCGGCCGACTTCGGGCGAAACAACATTTCCCTGATCGCCGGCGGGGCGGCGTTCTTCCTGCTCCTGGCGATCTTCCCCGGCATCGCCGCCTTCGTGGCGCTCTACGGTCTGGTGTTCGACGTCACTGCCGTGCAGAGCCACGTTGCCGCACTTTCCGGCGTCCTGCCCGACACGGCGGTCGATCTCGTGACGGAGCAGCTCAGCCGGCTCGCCTCGCAGGACCAGAGCACGCTGAGCGTCGGCTTCCTCGTCGGTATCCTCGTCGCCCTCTGGTCGGCGAACGCGGGCGTCAAGGCGCTCTTCTCGGCCATGAACGTCGTCTACGGCGAGGAGGAGAAGCGCGGCTTCTTCACGCTGACGCTGGTCTCGCTCGCCTTCACCCTCGCGGCGATCCTCGCCGCGGCGGTGCTGATCTCGGCCATTGTCGTCGTGCCGGTGGTGCTCGGCCACATCGGGCTCGGCGGCCGGGGGGAGGCGGCGGTCGCGATGGTGCGCTGGCCCTCGCTCTTCGTGGTGCTGATGGCGGGGCTCAGCCTGCTCTTCCGCTACGGTGCGTCCCGCCGCCCGCCGCGGCTGCGCTGGGTGCTGTGGGGCAGCGTCCTCACGGCCTTTCTGTGGGTCGTCGCGTCGGCGGCGTTCTCGTTCTACCTGGCGAATTTCGCCAACTACAACGCGACCTACGGTTCGCTCGGCGCCGTCATCGGCTTCATGATGTGGCTCTACGTGTCGATGATCATCATCCTGCTCGGCGCGCAGCTCAACGCCGAGGTGGAGCACCAGCTCGTCACCGACACCACGGTGGGGCCGCAGCGGCCGCTGGGCGCGCGGGACGCGGTGGTGGCGGATCTGGTCGCGAAGGGGCGTTCGGGCAAGGGCGCTTCGATTTCGGAGCGGTTCGGCAACCTCCGGAGAAAGCTGACGCACCAACAGCGCTAG
- a CDS encoding sugar phosphate isomerase/epimerase family protein, which produces MLRFAYNTNGCAYHRLDDALELIAESGYQGVALTLDANHFDPLADDYEAAAERLATRLRELDLGLVVETGALYLLDPREAQEPSLLHPTEEGRKRRIDLIRRAVRIGEICEAEAVTFFAGRRLRSVTQENAGAWLLDGLCQIAEIGSAAGVTVALEPVPGQMIGTLDDFMLVREALKQMVGVPPALSLDVGHCLVTNERDPASAVKEFAPVLGSVAIEDMVKGVHEHLPLGQGDMDIRAVLTALDDVGFEKLISVELPLQSMRAHEVIPAMMDVLQDCLPSD; this is translated from the coding sequence ATGCTGCGCTTTGCCTACAACACGAACGGTTGCGCCTACCATCGCCTCGATGACGCGCTCGAGCTGATTGCCGAATCCGGCTACCAGGGCGTCGCCCTCACGCTCGACGCCAATCATTTCGACCCGCTGGCCGACGACTACGAGGCCGCCGCCGAGCGATTGGCCACCCGCCTCAGAGAGCTCGACCTCGGCCTCGTCGTCGAGACCGGCGCCCTCTATCTGCTCGACCCGCGCGAGGCGCAGGAGCCGAGCCTGCTGCATCCGACCGAGGAGGGGCGCAAGCGGCGCATCGACCTCATCCGGCGTGCCGTCAGGATCGGCGAGATCTGCGAGGCCGAGGCGGTCACCTTCTTCGCCGGGCGCCGCCTGCGCAGCGTCACGCAGGAGAATGCCGGCGCGTGGCTCCTCGACGGGCTCTGCCAGATCGCCGAGATCGGCTCCGCCGCCGGCGTCACCGTCGCGCTGGAGCCGGTGCCGGGGCAGATGATCGGCACGCTCGACGACTTCATGCTGGTCCGCGAGGCGCTGAAGCAGATGGTCGGCGTCCCGCCCGCCCTCTCGCTCGACGTCGGCCACTGCCTCGTCACCAACGAGCGCGACCCTGCCTCCGCGGTGAAGGAGTTCGCCCCCGTCCTCGGCAGCGTCGCCATCGAGGACATGGTGAAGGGGGTCCACGAGCACCTGCCCCTCGGCCAGGGCGACATGGACATCCGCGCCGTCCTCACCGCGCTCGACGACGTCGGATTCGAGAAGCTCATCTCCGTCGAGCTTCCCCTTCAATCCATGCGCGCGCACGAGGTGATCCCGGCTATGATGGACGTCCTGCAGGACTGCCTGCCGAGCGACTGA
- a CDS encoding PQQ-dependent sugar dehydrogenase has product MRLALALALSAGLAPALLTPAAVAQTRPPIDAGPANAADQTPAFPGQTRAPQPDEPTAFATETVATGLPRLWALEFLPDGRMLVTAKSGTMHIVGQDGRVGAMIQGVPSVDSRGQGGLLDLALDPGFADNHRIYISYSEPRGDGVNGTTVARAVLDMREGNTAALNSFEVIFRQTPGYAGTSHFGSRLAFRRDGTLFVTVGERSDTPIRDRAQALDAGMGKVFRINTDGSVPADNPFVGRDGAQPQIWSYGHRNLQSAIVDHAGDLWTVEHGPRGGDELNRPEAARNYGWPVITYGLNYNGTPVGDGITRHEGMEQPVYYWDPVIAPSGMAEYNGDLFPAWRGHFLIGGLAAKAIVVLAVEDGRVVTEEWVPLKARVRDVKVAPDGTVYAVTETGNSSNIVRVIPKKGS; this is encoded by the coding sequence ATGCGCCTTGCCCTCGCCCTCGCGCTGTCCGCAGGTCTCGCACCGGCCCTGCTGACCCCCGCCGCGGTCGCGCAGACGCGCCCCCCGATCGACGCCGGGCCGGCCAACGCCGCCGACCAGACGCCCGCCTTCCCCGGCCAGACCCGCGCGCCGCAACCGGACGAGCCCACCGCCTTCGCGACCGAGACCGTCGCCACCGGCCTGCCGCGCCTGTGGGCCCTCGAGTTCCTGCCGGACGGGCGCATGCTCGTCACCGCGAAGTCCGGCACGATGCACATCGTCGGCCAGGACGGGCGCGTCGGCGCGATGATCCAGGGCGTGCCGAGCGTCGACTCGCGCGGCCAGGGCGGCCTCCTCGACCTCGCCCTCGACCCCGGCTTCGCAGACAATCACCGGATCTACATCTCCTACAGCGAGCCGCGCGGCGACGGCGTCAACGGCACCACCGTCGCCCGCGCCGTGCTCGACATGCGCGAGGGCAATACCGCGGCGCTGAACAGCTTCGAGGTCATCTTCCGCCAGACGCCGGGCTACGCCGGAACGAGCCACTTCGGCTCGCGCCTCGCCTTCCGGCGGGACGGGACGCTGTTCGTCACCGTCGGCGAACGGTCCGACACGCCGATCCGCGATCGCGCACAGGCCCTCGACGCCGGCATGGGCAAGGTTTTCCGCATCAACACGGACGGCTCGGTCCCGGCGGACAACCCGTTCGTCGGCCGGGACGGGGCGCAGCCGCAGATCTGGTCCTACGGGCACCGCAACCTCCAGTCGGCGATCGTCGACCATGCGGGCGACCTCTGGACCGTCGAGCACGGGCCGCGCGGCGGCGACGAGCTCAACCGCCCCGAGGCCGCCCGCAACTACGGCTGGCCGGTGATCACCTACGGCCTCAACTACAACGGCACGCCCGTCGGCGACGGGATCACCCGGCACGAGGGCATGGAGCAGCCGGTCTACTACTGGGACCCCGTGATCGCCCCGTCGGGCATGGCCGAGTACAACGGCGACCTCTTCCCCGCCTGGCGCGGCCACTTCCTGATCGGCGGCCTCGCCGCCAAGGCGATCGTCGTGCTGGCGGTCGAGGACGGGCGCGTCGTCACCGAGGAGTGGGTACCGCTGAAGGCACGCGTGCGCGACGTGAAGGTGGCGCCGGACGGCACGGTCTACGCGGTCACCGAGACGGGCAATTCCAGCAACATCGTCAGGGTCATCCCGAAGAAGGGGTCCTGA
- a CDS encoding CAP domain-containing protein, with amino-acid sequence MTPFLTGPLADLRAEALSLVNTARDAAGLLWLVPSPALDLAAQRHAEAMLTGGNYSHTGADGSTPRDRILAAGAPPFTLTSENIARIDGCDPLPTTGQVRNLHDGWMTSPPHRDAILSPGVSLFGFGIAGAASSLFAVQTFAGPGLPRGLRPGLSPPALGPREAADRAIAALNAARLSPIARASALEAVALALLPDVPGAIMRTAGDLFALLPPAERREWRRLEVHAAGETASGGALSDIDVTNLLADLLAGAGARAALLGPADAAGFALWADGLGAKGAIVVVGERFP; translated from the coding sequence ATGACGCCGTTTCTCACCGGGCCGCTCGCCGACCTCAGGGCCGAGGCGCTGTCCCTCGTCAACACTGCGCGGGATGCGGCGGGCCTCCTCTGGCTCGTCCCCTCCCCGGCGCTCGACCTCGCCGCCCAGCGCCACGCCGAGGCGATGCTCACCGGGGGAAACTACAGCCACACCGGCGCGGACGGTTCGACGCCGCGCGACCGGATCCTCGCCGCCGGCGCGCCGCCCTTCACCCTCACCTCCGAAAACATCGCCCGGATCGACGGGTGCGACCCGCTGCCGACGACCGGCCAGGTCCGCAACCTCCACGACGGTTGGATGACGAGCCCGCCCCATCGCGACGCGATCCTCTCGCCGGGCGTCTCCCTCTTCGGGTTCGGCATCGCCGGCGCCGCGTCGTCGCTCTTCGCCGTGCAGACCTTCGCCGGCCCCGGCCTGCCGCGCGGGCTTCGCCCGGGCCTCTCCCCTCCGGCGCTCGGGCCGCGCGAGGCGGCGGACCGCGCCATTGCCGCCCTCAACGCGGCTCGGCTCTCTCCGATCGCCCGCGCCTCGGCCCTTGAGGCGGTCGCCCTGGCGCTCCTCCCGGACGTTCCCGGCGCGATCATGCGCACGGCGGGCGACCTCTTCGCCCTCCTCCCCCCGGCCGAGCGCCGCGAGTGGCGCCGCCTCGAGGTCCACGCCGCCGGCGAGACCGCCTCGGGCGGCGCGCTGAGCGACATCGACGTCACCAACCTTCTCGCCGACCTCCTCGCCGGTGCCGGGGCCCGCGCGGCCCTTCTCGGCCCCGCCGACGCGGCGGGATTTGCCTTGTGGGCCGACGGGTTGGGTGCCAAGGGCGCGATCGTCGTCGTAGGTGAACGGTTCCCTTAA
- a CDS encoding CoA transferase subunit A — translation MKKVYGSAAEALDGLLFDGMLISAGGFGLCGIPELLIAAIRDAGTKDLTVASNNAGVDDFGLGVLLQTKQVKKMISSYVGENAEFMRQYLSGELELEFNPQGTLAERMRAGGSGIPGFYTKTGVGTLVAEGKEHKEFDGETYILERGIVADLSIVKAWKADDTGNLVFRKTARNFNPPAAMSGKVCVVEVEEIVPRGSLDGDQIHLPGIYVHRIIQGEHEKRIEQRTTRKREAA, via the coding sequence ATGAAGAAAGTCTACGGGTCAGCAGCGGAGGCGCTCGACGGCCTCTTGTTCGACGGCATGTTGATTTCCGCGGGTGGCTTCGGCCTCTGCGGCATTCCCGAGCTCCTGATCGCGGCGATCCGCGATGCCGGCACGAAGGACCTCACCGTCGCCTCCAACAACGCCGGCGTCGACGACTTCGGCCTCGGCGTCCTGCTGCAGACCAAGCAGGTCAAGAAGATGATCTCGTCCTACGTGGGCGAGAACGCCGAGTTCATGCGCCAGTACCTCTCCGGCGAGCTGGAGCTCGAGTTCAACCCGCAGGGCACCCTCGCCGAGCGCATGCGCGCCGGCGGCTCCGGCATCCCGGGCTTCTACACCAAGACCGGCGTCGGCACGCTCGTCGCCGAAGGCAAGGAGCACAAGGAGTTCGACGGCGAGACCTACATCCTGGAGCGCGGCATCGTCGCCGACCTTTCCATCGTGAAGGCCTGGAAGGCGGACGACACGGGCAACCTCGTGTTCCGCAAGACCGCGCGCAACTTCAACCCGCCGGCGGCCATGTCCGGCAAGGTCTGCGTCGTGGAGGTCGAGGAGATCGTCCCGCGCGGCTCGCTCGACGGCGACCAGATCCACCTGCCCGGCATCTACGTCCACCGCATCATCCAGGGTGAGCACGAGAAGCGCATCGAGCAGCGCACGACCCGCAAGCGCGAGGCCGCCTAA
- a CDS encoding CoA transferase subunit B, producing the protein MPWDRNQMAARAAQELEDGMYVNLGIGIPTLVANYVGDKDITLQSENGMLGMGPFPYEGDEDPDLINAGKQTITELARTSYFDSAMSFGMIRGGKIAAAILGAMEVAENGDLANWMIPGKLVKGMGGAMDLVAGVGKVIVVMDHTNKAGESKVLKECTLPLTGQGVVDRIITNLGVLDVVDGGLKIVECAEGVTEDELRAATRATIVN; encoded by the coding sequence GTGCCCTGGGATCGCAATCAGATGGCCGCCCGCGCTGCGCAAGAGCTCGAAGACGGCATGTACGTCAACCTCGGGATCGGCATCCCGACCCTCGTCGCCAACTACGTCGGTGACAAGGACATCACGCTCCAGTCGGAGAACGGCATGCTCGGCATGGGCCCGTTCCCCTACGAGGGCGACGAGGACCCGGACCTCATCAACGCCGGCAAGCAGACGATCACCGAGCTCGCCCGCACCTCCTACTTCGACAGCGCCATGTCGTTCGGCATGATCCGCGGCGGCAAGATCGCCGCGGCGATCCTCGGCGCGATGGAAGTGGCGGAGAACGGCGACCTCGCCAACTGGATGATCCCCGGCAAGCTCGTCAAGGGCATGGGCGGGGCGATGGACCTCGTCGCCGGCGTCGGCAAGGTGATCGTGGTCATGGACCACACCAACAAGGCCGGTGAGTCCAAGGTGCTGAAGGAGTGCACCCTGCCGCTGACCGGTCAGGGCGTGGTCGACCGCATCATCACCAACCTCGGCGTCCTCGACGTCGTCGACGGCGGCCTCAAGATCGTCGAATGCGCCGAAGGCGTGACCGAGGACGAGCTGCGCGCCGCCACCAGGGCGACGATCGTCAACTAG
- a CDS encoding 3-hydroxyacyl-CoA dehydrogenase NAD-binding domain-containing protein — MTGPVTLSYEGPIAIMTIDNPPVNALSYAVIDGIKAAFDTFEASECEALVIACAGRTFVAGADINTFDDADFSAAPFNALIGRIEASPRPVAAALFGTVLGGGLELAMACHIRVAHPATRLGLPEVHLGLIPGSLGTQRLPRLAGLAKAFEMISTGTPISAEHAVGAGIVDHIADDPKGAAIHAVADYAHSHQPPRRASELTIPDIDQAPEIIAQAKAAAEAKPFLPTLGAIAAALEAATRSFAEGERVEAAEFEKLRATTTSRALRHIFFAEREAQRVPGLPKDIQARPIKSVGIVGVGTMGGGIAMTFANAGIPVTLVETSQEALDRGIGIIEKNYAGTVSRGRLTEEAAKERRALMTGATGMEALAEADLIIEAVFEDMSLKLDVARKLGEVAKPGAIIATNTSTLDVDKIAEATGRPADALGTHFFSPAHIMKLLEVVRGAQTAPDVLYTVMKLSKTIGKTAVVSGVCYGFIGNRMTEMYLRESEAMILEGATPQQIDKVVESPRWLGLAMGPNRMGDMAGVDVMARIVNEWVESGEGPQAPSYRALVRALFHLGKFGQKTGEGLYLYEGRKPIPNPATEALAKELAAMHNIAPREHSEQEIFERLIYPMVNEAALILMEGIAYRPGDIDVVWTSGYGWPTWRGGPLFMADEIGVGEIVARMDHYAATLGNEHGYWTVAPLLRELAASGQRISDWRPAS, encoded by the coding sequence ATGACCGGACCCGTGACCCTCAGCTACGAGGGCCCCATCGCCATCATGACCATCGACAACCCGCCGGTGAACGCGCTGTCGTACGCCGTCATCGACGGGATCAAGGCGGCATTCGACACGTTCGAGGCCAGCGAGTGCGAGGCGCTCGTCATCGCCTGCGCCGGTCGCACCTTCGTCGCGGGCGCCGACATCAACACCTTCGACGACGCGGACTTCTCCGCCGCCCCCTTCAACGCGCTGATCGGCCGGATCGAGGCGAGCCCGCGTCCGGTGGCCGCCGCCCTCTTCGGGACGGTGCTCGGCGGCGGGCTGGAGCTGGCGATGGCCTGCCACATCCGCGTCGCCCACCCCGCGACCAGGCTGGGCCTGCCGGAGGTCCATCTCGGCCTCATCCCCGGCTCGCTCGGCACGCAGCGCCTGCCGCGCCTCGCGGGCCTCGCCAAGGCGTTCGAGATGATCTCCACCGGCACGCCGATCTCGGCCGAGCATGCGGTCGGCGCCGGCATCGTCGACCACATCGCCGACGACCCGAAGGGCGCCGCGATCCACGCCGTCGCCGACTACGCCCATTCCCACCAGCCGCCCCGCCGCGCGAGCGAGCTGACGATCCCGGACATCGACCAGGCACCGGAGATCATCGCCCAGGCGAAGGCCGCCGCCGAGGCGAAGCCCTTCCTGCCGACGCTGGGCGCCATCGCCGCCGCGCTCGAGGCGGCCACGAGGAGCTTCGCCGAGGGCGAGCGCGTCGAGGCGGCGGAGTTCGAGAAGCTGCGCGCCACGACCACCTCCCGAGCGCTGCGGCACATCTTCTTCGCCGAGCGCGAGGCGCAGCGCGTCCCGGGCCTGCCGAAGGATATCCAGGCGCGGCCGATCAAGTCCGTCGGCATCGTCGGCGTCGGCACCATGGGCGGCGGCATCGCGATGACCTTCGCCAACGCCGGCATCCCGGTGACGCTGGTCGAGACCTCGCAGGAGGCGCTCGACCGCGGCATCGGCATCATCGAGAAGAACTACGCCGGCACCGTCAGCCGCGGCCGCCTCACCGAGGAGGCCGCCAAGGAGCGCCGGGCGCTGATGACCGGCGCAACCGGCATGGAGGCCCTCGCCGAGGCCGACCTCATCATCGAGGCGGTGTTCGAGGACATGTCGCTGAAGCTCGACGTCGCGCGGAAGCTGGGCGAGGTCGCCAAGCCCGGCGCGATCATCGCCACCAACACGTCCACCCTCGACGTCGACAAGATCGCCGAGGCGACCGGCCGGCCGGCCGACGCGCTCGGAACGCACTTCTTCTCGCCGGCTCACATCATGAAGCTGCTCGAGGTGGTGCGCGGCGCGCAGACGGCGCCGGACGTCCTCTACACGGTGATGAAGCTCTCCAAGACCATCGGCAAGACGGCCGTCGTCTCCGGCGTGTGCTACGGCTTCATCGGCAACCGCATGACGGAGATGTACCTGCGCGAGTCCGAGGCGATGATCCTCGAGGGCGCGACGCCGCAGCAGATCGACAAGGTGGTCGAGAGCCCCAGGTGGCTGGGCCTCGCCATGGGTCCCAACCGCATGGGCGACATGGCCGGCGTCGACGTCATGGCGCGGATCGTCAACGAGTGGGTGGAGTCGGGCGAAGGACCGCAGGCACCGTCCTACCGGGCGCTGGTGCGCGCGCTCTTCCACCTCGGCAAGTTCGGCCAGAAGACCGGCGAGGGCCTGTACCTCTACGAAGGCCGCAAGCCGATCCCGAACCCGGCGACCGAGGCGCTGGCGAAGGAACTCGCGGCGATGCACAACATCGCCCCGCGCGAGCACTCCGAACAGGAGATCTTCGAGCGCCTGATCTACCCGATGGTGAACGAGGCCGCGCTGATCCTCATGGAGGGGATCGCCTATCGCCCGGGCGACATCGACGTGGTGTGGACGTCGGGCTACGGCTGGCCGACCTGGCGTGGCGGTCCGCTCTTCATGGCGGACGAGATCGGCGTCGGCGAGATCGTCGCGCGGATGGACCACTACGCCGCGACGCTGGGCAACGAGCACGGCTACTGGACGGTGGCGCCGCTCCTGCGCGAACTGGCGGCGTCCGGCCAGCGCATCTCCGACTGGCGTCCGGCGAGCTGA
- a CDS encoding glycosyltransferase family A protein, translating into MDHSYPATTARPAVHPGPRGVSVVIPFRRFDGGLEEAVASVWAQRGVTAEVVLVAAGAPDRDTLRAERLAAKGPCRMAYQAAPARGAALARGIATAGAAIVTTLDSETVLTPHKLAADAGIVAADPRAVAVCDLERTCPGRGDGGAVRWSFDALDAVRGGALTAHVASHARSLPRHMTLSRALYGRTTGFDTALGAFADWALAIELTGLASGWVRTPRVGLTWTPRPDRRPVETALWDASLDLHLAFLRNGDMLATRFGADALTFLKCAAETLVVSTQMRMAWAHMDDRATFPGHVLTDLRALRAALAAAPGTPRARLEAAYAALTVPA; encoded by the coding sequence ATGGACCACAGCTATCCCGCGACCACCGCCCGCCCGGCCGTCCACCCGGGCCCCCGCGGCGTCAGCGTCGTGATCCCGTTCCGCCGCTTCGACGGCGGGCTGGAGGAGGCGGTCGCCTCCGTCTGGGCGCAGCGGGGCGTGACGGCTGAGGTGGTGCTCGTCGCGGCCGGCGCGCCCGACCGCGACACGCTGCGGGCCGAGCGGCTCGCCGCGAAGGGGCCGTGCCGGATGGCCTACCAGGCGGCACCGGCGCGCGGCGCCGCGCTCGCGCGCGGGATCGCCACCGCCGGCGCCGCGATCGTGACGACACTCGATTCCGAAACCGTCCTCACCCCCCACAAGCTGGCGGCGGACGCGGGCATCGTCGCCGCCGACCCGCGCGCCGTTGCCGTGTGCGACCTCGAGCGGACCTGCCCCGGACGCGGCGATGGCGGCGCGGTGCGCTGGTCGTTCGATGCGCTGGACGCGGTTCGCGGCGGCGCGCTCACCGCCCACGTCGCCTCGCACGCGCGGTCCCTGCCCCGGCACATGACGCTCTCGCGCGCGCTCTACGGCCGGACCACAGGGTTCGACACCGCGCTCGGCGCCTTTGCCGACTGGGCGCTCGCGATCGAGCTGACCGGCCTCGCCTCGGGCTGGGTGCGCACGCCCCGCGTCGGCCTCACCTGGACGCCACGGCCAGACCGTCGGCCGGTCGAGACCGCGCTCTGGGACGCGTCTCTCGATCTCCACCTCGCCTTCCTGCGCAACGGGGACATGCTGGCGACCCGGTTCGGAGCGGACGCGCTCACCTTCCTGAAGTGCGCCGCGGAAACGCTCGTTGTCTCCACGCAAATGCGGATGGCCTGGGCGCATATGGATGATCGCGCCACCTTCCCCGGCCACGTGCTGACGGACCTGAGGGCGCTTCGCGCCGCGCTCGCCGCCGCGCCGGGAACGCCGCGCGCGCGGCTGGAGGCGGCCTACGCGGCGCTGACGGTGCCGGCATGA